Part of the Thermodesulfobacteriota bacterium genome is shown below.
CGTTATACGGAGGATTTGATTTGGAAGAGGAAGCAAGCGTTTTGATAGTGGATGATGAGTTGGGCCCCCGGGAATCTTTAAGGATGATTTTGAAGCCTATCTTTAATGTACACACTGTTGAAAATGGGGAAGAGGCATTGAGATTCATAAGACAGGAGACTGTAAATTTAGTAACATTGGATCTCAAGATGCCGGGGATTCCTGGTATAGAAGTATTAAAGGGGATAAAAGACTATAACCCTGACATTGAGGTAATTGTCCTTACAGGTTATGGAGGCTTAAATACAGCGGTAGAAGCCTTGAGATATGGTGCCTTAGATTATATCGATAAACCCTTTGATGTACCTCAAATAGAGAGGGTCGTAAGAAAGGGGATTGAAAAGAACAAAACCAATATATCTGCAATGTTGCGAAAAGCCATGGAGCAAACCATCCATGCTATGGCTTTGGCAGTTGAAACAAAGGATCCTTATACTGCTGGCCACCAACAGCAGGTTGTCAATCTTGCCTGTGCCATAGCTCAGGAGATGGGTCTTCCAACAGAGCAGATTAATGGGATCCGAATGGCAGGGATTATTCATGATATCGGCAAGATATATATACCTTTCGAGATTCTAAGTAAGCCTGGCTGGTTGACAGAAATCGAATCCAATCTGATTAAAGCTCATCCTCAAACAGGGTACAACATATTGGATACAATAGAATTTCCATGGCCGATTGCCAAAATCGTGCTTCAACATCACGAGAGAATAGACGGTTCTGGATATCCTTCAGGGCTTTTGGGCGAAGACATTATCCTTGAAGCAAGAATATTAGCTGTAGCTGATGTTGTCGAGGCTATGGCATGTAACCGGCCTTACCGACCAGCTCTGGGTATAGACACGGCATTAGAGGAAATCTCGCGGAATAGAGGGGTCCTTTATTATCCTCCAATAGTAGATGCTTGTTTGAAGCTTTTTAACGAGAAGGGGTTTAAGTTTGAGTGAGATATGAAGGCGCAATTACCTGCAAGACGTTTTAGTTAATTCATAACTCTGCTGCAGAAGGATTTATATGCAGGATGAAGCAAACATTTTAATAGTGGATGATGAGTTGGGCCCCCGGGAATCTCTGAAGATGATCTTAAAGCCCATTTCTAATGTATATACTGCTGAAAACGGAGAGGAGGCATTGGAATTTATAAAACAAAAGCCTGTAAATTTGGTGACATTAGATCTAAAGATGCCGGGGATTCCTGGTATAGAAGTCTTAAAGGAGATAAAAGGTTATAACCCTGATATTGAGGTAATTATAATTACAGGTTATGGAAGCCTGAATACAGCGGTAGAAGCCTTGAAATATGGTGCCTTAGACTACATCAATAAGCCTTTCAATATACCTCAAGTCGAGGGGGCTGTAAAAAAGGGGGTTAAAAGATACAAAATTAATATCCTGAGCCGTATGCTGACTCAAACGTTAAATATCTCAAAGGAGGAAATGCAAGGGGTTATAAAAATGGGGGATACACAATTGGAGATGCAGCTCCTATACACTGAAAAGTTAACAGTTTTAGGCAAATTAACCCCTAAGATTGCCCATGAGATTAACAACCATCTCCAGATTATATACGGAATGGCACAACACGGTTTGATGAAAACAAAAAGAGGAGATGTCTTCAATAAATATTTTGAGAGCATTTTTACAGAGGCTGGAAAAATAGACCATATTACCCAAGAATTGATGAAATATGGGAGACCACCAGAACGCAAGGAAGATATGATAAATGTACAGAAAATCCTGGATTATTCTCTTAATTTGTTGAAGGATTTTGGGGAGACTAAAAGGTTCCATGTTCGCAGGTTTTATCGGGATGCTTTGCCTTTAATTAAAGGAAATAAATTTCAATTAGAGCAGGTTTTTATAAACATAATCATAAATGCTTCTCATGCTGTAGAGAAGACAACAAATAAGGAATTAATCGTTGAAACAGACCTTAGCTCAGATGGACACTCTATTGAGGTAACTATTTCTGATACAGGATGTGGAATAAAAGAGGAAAATTTGGAAAAGATATTTTCTCCTTTTTTTACAACAAAAGAAGGGGAAAAAGGTAAAGGACTTGGGCTGTCTATTGTTAAAACTTTTGTAGAGAAACATCAGGGGCGTATCGAGGTAAAGAGTAAATTAGATAAGGGTACAAGCTTTAAGATTATTCTGCCTATAAACTCGGATAATAAGGCTTGTCTCGAATAAAGTGAGAGAACATAGTAAGAAGAGCCGGAGCCTCAGGCTCAGAAAGAGGGTGTTTTATATGGAAGGTAGGCTACTTAGATGTACAGAATGTAATGAAATTATCAAGATGACAGAACATGACTTCTCGGTTGAATACCATTATGATAAGGAAAGGGATTGCTTTATTGAACTGGTAAAGAATGATAGAGAGCCATTCATAACGAAGCACAAACGTCACAAAGTAGAAGAGCTGAAGGTAAACAATGCCTCTTTTATCAGCGATCGCCCCTATTCCGAACCTTTAAAAACCAGTTATTTTGAGGCAACTAATGGCAGAGAAGATTTTGTAATAAAAAGGTGGAGAGATAAAATTGAGTCTCCGCTGAAATATGAGATGGTCAAAGGATGTATTGAAGTAACAAATAAATCAGTGGTAGATGGTGAGAGCATTAGAAAACAAATTCAGGCAGAAATAAATCCCCTCATATCCCAGGATAAGATAACCCGTTTAATCCAGGTAGTAGAGAGGGTTGTTTCACAGTTAGACCCGGAGATCCTGCTAAAAGACTCTTTAGAATTGGACAACCCCCTTGTTCTCTATTGTAAACTGAAGAACAGTGCCATAAAGAGTATTGTTGAACTAAGTAAAGATATATTTAAAGGAGAAGAATTCAAAAAGATAAGAGATTTTATCTATGATAATAGCGATTATGCCGGTGTAATGGCGCCTATGGTTAAACGTCAGTTCACAATAAAGCCCCCTCCACAAACAGGAAAAAGATTGAAAAAAGAGGTTGTTATTCCAGCAGAGATTGTCCAGGGAGATATTCTTACCCTCTAAAGGATGTCTTTTCTAAAGGAACAGTTTTTCAGACCCTTCCGCAAAAATTACTTGACAATACTTTTGCTTTACTATAATTTAATGTGTAGTTAAAACTTTGTATACCTTCCTATGAAGTTTTCCAAAAAAGCAGCTATTACATTTGAGGTCTTACTAGCGACCCATAAACTCGCCTTTTGTGGAGCTAACCCCTCTAAAGATAATACTGCATATTCCATGAAAAGTACATACCATACTAATATGAGTTATATCCGCTAGGGTTTAGTTAATTTAAATCAAGGGTTTTGGGAGTAGATTAACCCGCCGGGGAAATTAATCTGGTATTAAAGGCATTAATAAATATTTTCTGAGCAGCATAAATTTCAAGAGGGGGAGCAGAGTGGGCCTGAATTTAAGAGACCTGAAAGAAAAAAAGATCAGTGAATTGACGAAACTAGCAAAACAACTACATATTGAAGGGGCTAATTTCCTTAGCAGGCAAGAGTTGATCTTCGCCATACTTCAAGCTGAGACTGAAAAAAATGGGTTGATATACGGAGAAGGGGTGCTTGAAACCCTGCCCGATGGCTTCGGCTTCTTAAGGGCTCCTGACTATAGCTATTTGCCTGGGCCAGATGATATATATGTTTCACCTTCCCAGATTAGAAGATTCAATCTTTTGACTGGTGACACAGTCTCAGGACAAATAAGACCACCAAAGGACAGCGAGAGATACTTTGCCCTTCTTAAGGTAGAATCTGTTAATTTTGAAGACCCTGAAGCATCCAGGGAAAAGATTCTTTTCGACAATCTGGTACCCCTTTATCCCCAGGGTAAAATTAAGTTGGAAACCAATCCTCAAAATCTTTCCACAAGGATAATGGACTTGTTGACCCCTATAGGAAAAGGACAGAGGGGATTGATTGTTTCACCCCCTAGAGCCGGTAAGACGATGCTTCTTCAGAGCATAGCCAATGCTATTACAACCAATCACAAAGAGATAATCCTGATAGTCCTTTTAATAGATGAGCGTCCGGAAGAGGTTACGGATATGCAGCGCTCAGTGGATGGGGAGGTGGTTAGTTCCACTTTTGACGAACCGGCTCAGAGACACGTACAGGTTGCCGAGATGATTATTGAGAAGGCAAAAAGGCTTGTGGAGCATAAGGGGGATGTTGTTATTCTCCTTGATAGCATTACCAGGTTGGCAAGGGCATATAATGCTGTAGTTCCACCAAGTGGAAAAGTCCTTTCCGGAGGAGTAGATTCCAGTGCCCTCCATCGTCCAAAGAGGTTCTTTGGGGCGGCAAGAAACATCGAGGATGGAGGAAGTCTTACCATTATTGCTACAGCTTTGATTGATACTGGCAGCAGAATGGATGAAGTTATATTCGAAGAATTCAAGGGTACAGGCAATATGGAGATACATCTGGACAGAAAGTTGAGTGATAGAAGGATATTCCCTGCCATGGATATCAATCGCTCTGGCACAAGAAAAGAGGAACTCCTTATCTCTAAAGAAGATTTGAATAGAATATGGATACTGAGAAAGGTACTTCAGCCTTTGAACCCTATTGATGCAATGGAGTTTCTTACAGATAAGATTTCAGGTACCAAGACCAACACGGAGTTTTTAGATTCTATGAATAAGTAGTCCCCAATTTTTCTTGTAAAATAGCTGGAAATATGTTAAAAAACCCTAAAGACTATTAAGGAAAGTGTTAATTTAATATAATCTGGAGGAAGATGAATGAAAAAAGGAATTCACCCCGATTATTCTCAAACAAACATCAGATGTGCTTGTGGGAATACCATTGAGACAAGGTCAACAAAAAAGGACATAGTGGTAGAGATTTGCTCAAAATGCCACCCCTTTTTCACAGGGAAGCAAAAGCTAATAGATTCTGCTGGGCGAGTGGAGAGGTTTAGAAGGAAGTATGGTATTAAATGAAACATACATGAGATTGCCCAGATTTTCTATAGGAATTACAGAGCTATGTTGCAGGAACTCGAAACAGCTGAGATAAGATACCTAGAATTAGATAGTCTCTTGAGTAGTCCTGAAATAATCAGGGATCAAAAGAGGTATCAACAGATTGCCAGGGAACATTCAGACCTGACTGAAATAGTCGAGTCATATCGTAATTATAGGAAAATAAATGATCAGATAGAAGAAAACAAGATATTACTTGATGAGGACGACGAAGAGATTAGAGAACTTGCAAAATCGGAGATACATGTATTACAGCAAAAATTTTCTGAATTTGAAAAGCGGTTGAGGACTCTCCTCATCCCTAAAGATCCAAATGATAACAAAAACATATTCCTGGAGATTAGAGCCGGTACAGGAGGTGAGGAAGCCAGCCTATTTGCTGCCGTTTTGTTTAAAATGTATTGTAAATATGCGGAGGTGAATAACTGGAAGATTGATATTATAGATCGAAATGTTACTGGAATGGGTGGCTTCAAGGAAATAATTACACTTATAGAAGGAAAAGGGGTATACAGTAAGTTAAAATATGAAAGCGGTGTTCACCGTGTCCAGAGAGTTCCTTCTACCGAGGCACAAGGGAGGATTCACACCTCTACCGTAACGGTAGCCATCCTGCCAGAAGCTGATGAGGTAGAAGCCCAGATAGACCCAAATGATTTAAAGATCGATGTCTTTCGTTCTTCGGGGCCAGGAGGGCAGAGTGTAAATACTACTGATTCTGCAGTTCGAATAACCCATCTTCCAACTGGCTTGGTGGTTACCTGCCAGGATGAAAAATCACAGCATAAGAATAAAGCAAAGGCATTAAGGGTACTCAATGCCCGACTTATAGATAAGTTGAATGAAGAGCAAAAGTCAGAGATTTCTGAGAACCGAAAAAACCAGGTGGGTACTGGAGAACGAAGCGAAAGGATTAGAACCTATAATTTCCCTCAAGGAAGAGTTACTGACCACAGAATTGGGTTGACCCTATACAAATTAGATAAAGTCCTGGAGGGGGATATTGACGAGATTATTGATGCCTTAACAGCCCACTATCAAGCTGAAGCCATAAAGTCCAGACAATAAGACCCCTTGAACCAATTCTCTCCCCCTCAAATAATTATGAACTCGTAAAAAATCGTTTTTCCCTCCATTGGCGGGAGGAAATAAAAGGGAGGAGGGGATTCTAACGCATAGAAATCATTATGTATATCCACCCTCACCCCCTGCTTCCGTGCGGACACGCACAGGCAGGAAGCTCTCTCCCGTCGAGAGAGGGAGTTTTAACTTTTGAGACCATCAAGGATAGGGATATAGTTTTTGAATGATAAGACATGGACAGTCCTGCGACTGCTCAATTGGACTGCTCAATATTTTAACGAAAACGGCATTGAAAATCCCAGACTGGATGCTGAGGTTCTATTGGCACACTCATTGGGAACTAATCGGCTCAGTTTGTACCTAAATTATGATAAGCCTGTTCATAAAGGTGAACTAAGAGAATATAAAAAGCTTATTAAAAGAAGGATAAGAAGAGAGCCTTTACAGTATATTACAGGGTACCAGGAGTTCTGGTCTTTAAATCTCAAAGTTGCCAGAGGGGTATTGATCCCTCGCCCGGAAACTGAGATCTTGGTAGAAGAGGCCCTCAGGACATTTCCTCAAGATAAATCATCTGATAAAACAATCAATATATTAGAACTCGGTACGGGGAGTGGGGCTATAGCCATTGCCCTGGCAAAAGAACTCCGCAAAGGATCGATTGTTGCAACAGACATATCAGACATAGCTATAAAAACTGCCAGTGAAAATGCCAGATTCCATGGGGTGGAAGAATACATAACTTTTTTACAGGGCAGTCTCTTTAAACCTGTAAGGGAAAGAGCTGGTGCCTTTAATCTTGTTATATCCAATCCTCCATATATTCCCATAGAAGATTTCAAGGATCTTCAACCAGAAGTGAGGGGTTTTGAACCGAGAATCACCTTGAATGGTGGGAAAGAAGGACTAAGATTCTATCGACAGATATTATCTCAAGCAGGAAGATATTTGGCCAGAGATGGCTGGCTAATGCTGGAGCTGGGGAAAGGACAGGCAGAAAAGGTAACCAGACTTATAGAATTAACGGGAGAATTTAATCCAGCATCGATTGTAAAGGATTTTTCAGGGATTGAAAGGGTAGTAAAGGCCCAAAAGAAGGGATAGATAGATTGGAAAAGATAATAATAAACGGCGGAAAGAGACTGGCGGGTGAAGTTAAGATTAGCGGTGCCAAGAATGCTGCCCTTCCAATACTTGCAGCTTCCATACTTACAGAGGGTTGGAATACCTTTTCAAATGTTCCAAACCTGAGGGATATAGAGACCATAAAAAAATTGCTTCTAGGACTGGGTGTAAAGGTTGAAGAAGAAGAGGATATAAAGATCAATGCTGCTGGTTTAAACAATTATGAGGCTCCGTATGATCTGGTTAAGACAATGCGGGCCTCAGTCTTAGTACTGGGTCCGCTGATCGCCAGATTAAAGAAGGCAAAGGTAGCTCTGCCAGGGGGATGTGCTATTGGAGCAAGGCCTATTAATCTTCATCTAAATGGATTGACTGCCCTGGGGGCAAAGGTAGACCTTAAGCATGGTTATGTGGAAGCGGAAGCAAAAAGTCTCAAAGGGGTTCCTATCTTTTTCGACATCCCAACCGTTACCGGCACAGAAAATCTAATGATGGCGGCAACCTTAGCTGACGGTGTAACGACCCTGGAGAATGCTGCCTGTGAACCTGAAGTGGTGGAGCTGGCTAATGTCTTGAAGAAGATGGGAGCAAATATAAGAGGAGAAGGAACAGAGGTTATAACCATTGAAGGGGTGAAGGAATTAAAGCCTATTAATCATACAATTATTCCGGATCGGATAGAAGCAGGGACATTTATGATTGCTGCTGGAATAACTGCCGGCAATATTAAAGTCCATAACTGCAATATAGAACACATGGATGCCGTATTCAGCAAGCTTAAAGAAGCAGGACTTAAGTTAACCTGTGAGAGTGATGGGGTCAGAGTAATTGGAACCAAACCAATACGAAGTGTTGATATAAAGACATTGCCCTATCCCGGGTTCCCAACGGACATGCAGGCTCAGATGATGGTATTGATGTGTTTTGCAAATGGGACAAGTGTAATTTCTGAGACAGTCTTTGAAAACAGATTCATGCATGTTAGTGAACTTAGAAGGATGGGAGCAGATGTCAGGATTGAGGGGCGCAGTGCTATTGTAAAGGGTGTTTCTGGTTTAAATGGAGCCCCTGTTATGGCAACCGATCTGAGGGCAAGCGCCTCCCTCATTTTAGCCGGTCTTGCCGCAGAAGGAAAAACAGAGATATCAAGAATCTATCATATAGACAGGGGATATGAACGTATAGTAGAAAAACTTTCGAATTTAGGTGCCGACATAAAAAGAGTTAAAGATTGATGAAGTCGTAAAAGTCAAATTTAAGGAACTCATTAATGGCAAATATACTGGTAGTTGATGATGAACCAAGTATGCTTGAATTTTTAAAGATTATGCTGAAAAAAGAGGGGTATGATGTTGACTGTACCACTAATGGCAAAGAAGCAA
Proteins encoded:
- a CDS encoding HD domain-containing phosphohydrolase; its protein translation is MEEEASVLIVDDELGPRESLRMILKPIFNVHTVENGEEALRFIRQETVNLVTLDLKMPGIPGIEVLKGIKDYNPDIEVIVLTGYGGLNTAVEALRYGALDYIDKPFDVPQIERVVRKGIEKNKTNISAMLRKAMEQTIHAMALAVETKDPYTAGHQQQVVNLACAIAQEMGLPTEQINGIRMAGIIHDIGKIYIPFEILSKPGWLTEIESNLIKAHPQTGYNILDTIEFPWPIAKIVLQHHERIDGSGYPSGLLGEDIILEARILAVADVVEAMACNRPYRPALGIDTALEEISRNRGVLYYPPIVDACLKLFNEKGFKFE
- a CDS encoding response regulator, whose amino-acid sequence is MQDEANILIVDDELGPRESLKMILKPISNVYTAENGEEALEFIKQKPVNLVTLDLKMPGIPGIEVLKEIKGYNPDIEVIIITGYGSLNTAVEALKYGALDYINKPFNIPQVEGAVKKGVKRYKINILSRMLTQTLNISKEEMQGVIKMGDTQLEMQLLYTEKLTVLGKLTPKIAHEINNHLQIIYGMAQHGLMKTKRGDVFNKYFESIFTEAGKIDHITQELMKYGRPPERKEDMINVQKILDYSLNLLKDFGETKRFHVRRFYRDALPLIKGNKFQLEQVFINIIINASHAVEKTTNKELIVETDLSSDGHSIEVTISDTGCGIKEENLEKIFSPFFTTKEGEKGKGLGLSIVKTFVEKHQGRIEVKSKLDKGTSFKIILPINSDNKACLE
- the rho gene encoding transcription termination factor Rho, whose protein sequence is MNLRDLKEKKISELTKLAKQLHIEGANFLSRQELIFAILQAETEKNGLIYGEGVLETLPDGFGFLRAPDYSYLPGPDDIYVSPSQIRRFNLLTGDTVSGQIRPPKDSERYFALLKVESVNFEDPEASREKILFDNLVPLYPQGKIKLETNPQNLSTRIMDLLTPIGKGQRGLIVSPPRAGKTMLLQSIANAITTNHKEIILIVLLIDERPEEVTDMQRSVDGEVVSSTFDEPAQRHVQVAEMIIEKAKRLVEHKGDVVILLDSITRLARAYNAVVPPSGKVLSGGVDSSALHRPKRFFGAARNIEDGGSLTIIATALIDTGSRMDEVIFEEFKGTGNMEIHLDRKLSDRRIFPAMDINRSGTRKEELLISKEDLNRIWILRKVLQPLNPIDAMEFLTDKISGTKTNTEFLDSMNK
- the rpmE gene encoding 50S ribosomal protein L31; amino-acid sequence: MKKGIHPDYSQTNIRCACGNTIETRSTKKDIVVEICSKCHPFFTGKQKLIDSAGRVERFRRKYGIK
- the prfA gene encoding peptide chain release factor 1, with amino-acid sequence MLQELETAEIRYLELDSLLSSPEIIRDQKRYQQIAREHSDLTEIVESYRNYRKINDQIEENKILLDEDDEEIRELAKSEIHVLQQKFSEFEKRLRTLLIPKDPNDNKNIFLEIRAGTGGEEASLFAAVLFKMYCKYAEVNNWKIDIIDRNVTGMGGFKEIITLIEGKGVYSKLKYESGVHRVQRVPSTEAQGRIHTSTVTVAILPEADEVEAQIDPNDLKIDVFRSSGPGGQSVNTTDSAVRITHLPTGLVVTCQDEKSQHKNKAKALRVLNARLIDKLNEEQKSEISENRKNQVGTGERSERIRTYNFPQGRVTDHRIGLTLYKLDKVLEGDIDEIIDALTAHYQAEAIKSRQ
- the prmC gene encoding peptide chain release factor N(5)-glutamine methyltransferase, with the translated sequence MNDKTWTVLRLLNWTAQYFNENGIENPRLDAEVLLAHSLGTNRLSLYLNYDKPVHKGELREYKKLIKRRIRREPLQYITGYQEFWSLNLKVARGVLIPRPETEILVEEALRTFPQDKSSDKTINILELGTGSGAIAIALAKELRKGSIVATDISDIAIKTASENARFHGVEEYITFLQGSLFKPVRERAGAFNLVISNPPYIPIEDFKDLQPEVRGFEPRITLNGGKEGLRFYRQILSQAGRYLARDGWLMLELGKGQAEKVTRLIELTGEFNPASIVKDFSGIERVVKAQKKG
- the murA gene encoding UDP-N-acetylglucosamine 1-carboxyvinyltransferase; the protein is MEKIIINGGKRLAGEVKISGAKNAALPILAASILTEGWNTFSNVPNLRDIETIKKLLLGLGVKVEEEEDIKINAAGLNNYEAPYDLVKTMRASVLVLGPLIARLKKAKVALPGGCAIGARPINLHLNGLTALGAKVDLKHGYVEAEAKSLKGVPIFFDIPTVTGTENLMMAATLADGVTTLENAACEPEVVELANVLKKMGANIRGEGTEVITIEGVKELKPINHTIIPDRIEAGTFMIAAGITAGNIKVHNCNIEHMDAVFSKLKEAGLKLTCESDGVRVIGTKPIRSVDIKTLPYPGFPTDMQAQMMVLMCFANGTSVISETVFENRFMHVSELRRMGADVRIEGRSAIVKGVSGLNGAPVMATDLRASASLILAGLAAEGKTEISRIYHIDRGYERIVEKLSNLGADIKRVKD